The genome window ATAGAGAAGACAAAATACAAGTACATACAGCCACTATCAATGTATTAGCAAACCATCTAGGAAAGTAATATGCATCAGGTTTAAAAAGATCAATATAATTTTTAAATGACCATGTTTTTGGAAAGAAATATGAGATATCTGCACCTTGCTCTTCTCTAAAAGAACATAATATGATCCAAACGATTGGGAAAAGCCATATTATTACCATCACACTCAAAAGTATATATATAGCAATATTGGTTATTCGATTTTTTGTTTTTATATTTGTCATGCCTGATAATCCTCCTCCCTTTTGGTCGAAGATGTAAGGTTATATGCTATTAATGAGAATACAGAACAAATTAAAAAGACCATTATACCTATAACGGATGCCGTTTTATAATTGCTTTTATCTGATGTCAAAGAATATAGCCAAGTTATCAATAGGTCAGTTTCTCCTGCAAAGAAATAATTTAATGATTTAGGTCCTCCAGCTGTCAAATAATAAATAACATTAAAGTTATTGATATTTCCTACAAATTGCGTCAACAAATAAGGCGCAGTTACAAAGAATACATAAGGGAAAGTAATTTTAACAAACATTTTAAAGGGTGAAGCTCCATCAATCTTTGCACTTTCATATAAGGATTGAGGTATATTCATCAAAATTCCTGAAACTATCAGCAATGTGTATGGTATTCCTACCCACATGTTAATTATTATAATCATAATTCTTGCTAGCCAACCTTTTTCAAAAAATGGAATGGCTCTGTCAATTATATTAAGTTTTTGAAGCCATGTATTAATCAAACCTATATTTGCAAATACATTTCTTATTGTCAATAAAGTTACAAATTGAGGCACTGCTATTGTCATAACAAACATTGTTCGCCAAAATGCCTTAAACTTAATCCCTTTTTTATTTATGATAATTGCCAAAAACATTCCAGCAAAATAATTAGTAAAGGTTGCAAAAAAAGCCCATATCATCGTCCATAATAACACCCTGCCGAATGTACTAGATATTTGAGCTGAACCCCATAATAACTCTTTGAAATTGGCAAGTCCTACCCAATCAAATAATTTGGCAGGCGGTAAATGATCGCTATCATAATTGGTAAAAGCAATCAAGATCATAAAAATAAGGGGCAAAATTGTAAATAAAATTACACCAATAGAAGGCAAAGTCAATAATGTAGTATGAAATTTATCATCAAGTAAAGACTTTATGTCATCAAAGAATGAATTATTTTTTTTACCGTTTTCTGAGTTAATTTGAGCATTATATGCTGCTTTTAAAGAATTTATATACAAAACACAAAAGAAAAATATAATAAATATGCTTACAATACTATAAAGTAATATGAGCATAGAATTATCTACTTGAATGTTAATATAGACCTGTTCTACTTCATCCCAGACTCGCTTAATGGGTACTGTCCCTAGAGTCCCTAGATCAGGCAAATATTTGCTTATAAAGAACACACATAAAAACACAAATAATACTTGTGCTAAAAAATATAACAATCCTTTAATAAATTGCTTTCTTACAAAACATCCAAAGCCCATTATCAAAAACGATAGCCTTGTAGCCCAATCACCCTTAGCGAAAATTTTAAAAGGCACTTTAATTTTATTTAATAGTTTAAAGTTCGATGATTGTTCTGTTTGAGATCCTATCATCATACCAATCTCCTTAAATAATTTTTGACCTTGCGTAAAAAGCACAAGCTTTTACGCAAGGTCATAACAGCTTTCTAAGCCATTATTTGTCTTACCATTTCATCTAATAGTTGTTGCAATGTCTTTCCGCCATAATCCTTTTGTTCAAGTGCATTTCCAAATGCTTCAGCAGGTGTCCAGAAACTACCTAAAACATTATTTTGAGGAACTGCATATTTAAATTGCTCAGAAATTACCGAAATAATAGGATTAGATTTTACTTCATCAGTATTAGCTGCATTTATATTGGAAGGTCCCATTCCTCTATCTATAAATCTTTTAAGTTGATTTTGTTCGTTTGTTAACCATTCTGCTAATTTCATAGCATCTGCAGGATATTTGGTCAAAGCATTTACGCCGCAAAGTTTAGTTCCACCAAAGCTCTTAAGTTGAACTTGTTGTCCATCTAGTGTTATGGTAGGCAACTTAGCAACACCCATTTTATCGCCCCAAGCTTCTTTAAAATATTCTGCGTTCCAGCTACCAGAAACAACGGCGCCAAAAGTATTACTATTTAGACCTGTTTTTATTGTGGTATCATCGCCTGTCATAAATGTAGAATGTTGTGCCACAGCTTCCATTGCTTTAGCTGCTTTCAAACCTTTTTCATTGTTGAAATCAACAAC of Clostridia bacterium contains these proteins:
- a CDS encoding sugar ABC transporter permease, which codes for MMIGSQTEQSSNFKLLNKIKVPFKIFAKGDWATRLSFLIMGFGCFVRKQFIKGLLYFLAQVLFVFLCVFFISKYLPDLGTLGTVPIKRVWDEVEQVYINIQVDNSMLILLYSIVSIFIIFFFCVLYINSLKAAYNAQINSENGKKNNSFFDDIKSLLDDKFHTTLLTLPSIGVILFTILPLIFMILIAFTNYDSDHLPPAKLFDWVGLANFKELLWGSAQISSTFGRVLLWTMIWAFFATFTNYFAGMFLAIIINKKGIKFKAFWRTMFVMTIAVPQFVTLLTIRNVFANIGLINTWLQKLNIIDRAIPFFEKGWLARIMIIIINMWVGIPYTLLIVSGILMNIPQSLYESAKIDGASPFKMFVKITFPYVFFVTAPYLLTQFVGNINNFNVIYYLTAGGPKSLNYFFAGETDLLITWLYSLTSDKSNYKTASVIGIMVFLICSVFSLIAYNLTSSTKREEDYQA